A region of Vigna radiata var. radiata cultivar VC1973A chromosome 6, Vradiata_ver6, whole genome shotgun sequence DNA encodes the following proteins:
- the LOC106763307 gene encoding uncharacterized protein LOC106763307 produces the protein MVTTRNTNTEDQAEMLRMMEQRMMEMQRKHEEEMTTVRAEYLAQIAKSKNGGTEGEQGEGAGEKRTPLEGENSSAHAEGREERGNKDSRSLVNVEESTTMVSFVREIMEVHISEQFVPPQFKMYDGTSDPTAHVKSFINTMTFCTGCDAIWCRAFSLSLEGETLEWFNSLPVNSIENFKSLGEMFKKQFAACNAEDMTVVDLMNLKQGKEESLKSFMDRYQKTVRKVKGLSLELALQYVMPALRPGPFKDSVCRNPPSTMEELRKRTADETRVENMKQNYRREQQEAKAEKGDSRKGEGQGSRPNEPRLREGPRGPKFPQYTPLNAPRARILQEALSTQVLPTPQKRPTPPGADLSKRCLYHQNSGHDTEDCLTLRDKIEELI, from the coding sequence atggtgaccacaagaaacaCTAACACTGAGGATCAGGCGGAGATGTTGAGGATGATGGAGCAGAGGATGATGGAGATGCAACGAAAGCATGAGGAGGAGATGACCACAGTGAGAGCGGAGTATTTGGCCCAGATTGCGAAGAGTAAGAACGGGGGGACTGAAGGTGAGCAGGGCGAGGGAGCAGGAGAGAAGCGGACACCATTAGAAGGGGAGAATAGTAGTGCTCATGCGGAGGGAAGAGAGGAGAGGGGGAACAAGGACAGCCGATCACTGGTAAACGTGGAAGAGTCAACCACTATGGTGTCGTTCGTACGGGAGATTATGGAAGTGCACATATCGGAGCAATTCGTACCTCCTCAGTTCAAGATGTACGATGGGACGTCCGACCCGACCGCCCATGTTAAGTCATTCATCAACACCATGACTTTCTGTACCGGATGTGACGCCATTTGGTGTAGGGCGTTTTCTTTATCCCTGGAGGGAGAGACTTTAGAGTGGTTTAACTCGTTGCCAGTCAACTCCATTGAAAACTTCAAGAGTTTGGGAGAAATGTTCAAAAAACAATTTGCCGCATGCAATGCGGAGGATATGACGGTGGTAGACCTGATGAACCTGAAGCAGGGCAAGGAAGAATCTTTGAAATCTTTCATGGATCGATACCAGAAAACGGTCCGTAAAGTTAAGGGACTGAGTTTAGAACTAGCCCTCCAATATGTAATGCCCGCATTGAGACCCGGTCCTTTTAAGGATAGTGTATGCCGGAATCCTCCTAGTACAATGGAGGAATTGAGAAAACGGACGGCGGACGAGACCCGGGTGGagaatatgaaacaaaattacagGAGAGAGCAGCAGGAGGCTAAGGCCGAAAAGGGGGATAGTAGAAAAGGTGAGGGTCAAGGAAGTAGGCCGAATGAACCTAGACTTCGCGAGGGGCCAAGGGGTCCCAAATTCCCGCAGTACACCCCCCTCAACGCTCCCCGAGCTCGGATATTACAAGAGGCGCTGAGCACCCAAGTCTTACCCACACCTCAGAAACGGCCAACGCCTCCGGGAGCGGACCTGAGTAAACGATGTCTCTATCACCAAAACTCCGGACATGATACGGAGGATTGCCTGACGTTGAGAGACAAGATTGAAGAGCTAATCTGA